From Streptomyces zhihengii, the proteins below share one genomic window:
- a CDS encoding diaminopimelate decarboxylase produces the protein MRPELRDLAVRTAVEQGLLSGGPPVVGLLDVAGIRASAAALRRAFAAVTTAPVLHAFAVKAAPLVPVLALLRSEGIGAEAASPGELALARAAGIEPARTVLDSPAKTEDELREALALGVAVNADNPQELALLDALPAAAASASPLGLRVNPQLGGGSIGALSTATATSKFGFALADPGARERVVRAFLDRPRLTRLHVHSGSQGMALTRMAEGVRAVYELAEEINAAAGRRRVDTVDIGGGLPVDFTGDDHTPTYEEYARLMKKHVPGLFDGRYGLVTEFGRSLIAKHGLLLARVEYAKTAGGRPIAVTHAGVQVATRTVYDPVSWPLRVFAYDAAGRPRTGPPVAQDIAGPACFAGDLIAERRALPLLERGDVIALPDTGAYCFTSHYGYNSLPRVAVRGFTADGPDRMSFTLVREAQSVELLVAEAGAEHRDALLGT, from the coding sequence ATGCGCCCGGAACTCCGTGACCTGGCCGTCCGCACCGCCGTGGAGCAGGGGCTCCTGTCCGGGGGCCCACCCGTCGTGGGCCTGCTCGACGTGGCGGGAATCCGCGCGTCGGCGGCCGCGCTGCGCAGGGCCTTCGCCGCCGTCACCACCGCGCCCGTCCTGCACGCCTTCGCCGTGAAGGCGGCGCCGCTCGTGCCCGTCCTCGCGCTGCTGCGCTCCGAGGGCATCGGCGCGGAGGCGGCGAGCCCCGGCGAGCTGGCGCTCGCCCGCGCGGCCGGGATCGAGCCGGCGCGCACCGTGCTCGACTCCCCCGCCAAGACGGAGGACGAGCTGCGGGAAGCCCTCGCCCTGGGCGTCGCCGTCAACGCCGACAACCCGCAGGAGCTCGCCCTCCTGGACGCCCTGCCGGCCGCCGCGGCCTCCGCCTCGCCCCTCGGCCTGCGGGTGAACCCGCAGCTCGGCGGCGGTTCCATCGGCGCGCTGTCCACGGCGACCGCCACCTCCAAGTTCGGCTTCGCCCTCGCCGACCCGGGGGCCCGCGAGCGGGTCGTCCGCGCCTTCCTCGACCGCCCCCGGCTCACCCGCCTGCACGTCCACTCGGGCTCCCAGGGCATGGCCCTCACCCGGATGGCGGAAGGTGTGCGGGCCGTGTACGAACTGGCCGAGGAGATCAACGCGGCGGCCGGGCGCCGCCGGGTCGACACCGTGGACATCGGCGGCGGCCTCCCGGTGGACTTCACCGGCGACGACCACACGCCGACGTACGAGGAGTACGCCCGGCTGATGAAAAAGCACGTCCCGGGCCTGTTCGACGGGCGCTACGGCCTGGTGACCGAGTTCGGCCGCTCCCTGATCGCCAAGCACGGGCTCCTCCTCGCCCGGGTCGAGTACGCCAAGACCGCGGGCGGCCGCCCGATCGCCGTCACCCACGCCGGTGTCCAGGTGGCCACCCGCACCGTGTACGACCCGGTGTCCTGGCCGCTGCGCGTGTTCGCCTACGACGCCGCGGGCAGGCCCCGCACCGGGCCGCCGGTGGCCCAGGACATCGCCGGCCCCGCCTGTTTCGCGGGCGATCTGATCGCCGAGCGGCGGGCGCTGCCGCTGCTGGAACGGGGCGACGTGATCGCCCTGCCGGACACCGGCGCGTACTGCTTCACCAGCCACTACGGCTACAACAGCCTCCCCCGGGTCGCCGTGCGCGGCTTCACCGCGGACGGCCCGGACCGGATGTCCTTCACCCTCGTGCGGGAGGCCCAGTCCGTGGAGCTGCTCGTCGCGGAGGCGGGCGCGGAGCACCGGGACGCCCTGCTCGGCACCTGA
- the hutU gene encoding urocanate hydratase: protein MSGPRPVRAPRGTELSALGWQQEAALRMLQNNLDPEVAEHPDKLVVYGGTGKAARDWRSFDAMVRTLRTLKQDETMLVQSGRPVGVMQTHEWAPRVLIANSNLVGDWANWEEFRRLEALGLTMYGQMTAGSWIYIGTQGILQGTYETFAAVAAKKFGGTLAGTITLTAGLGGMGGAQPLAVTMNDGVAICIDCDPRAIDRRIEHRYLDVKADSPAHALRLATEARDARRPLSIGLLGNAADLLPRLLAEGAPIDIVTDQTSAHDPLAYLPSGMAFEDMADAAAKDPAGFTTRARESMARHVEAMVGFMDAGAEVFDYGNSIRGEAQLAGYDRAFAFPGFVPAYIRPLFCEGKGPFRWAALSGEASDIHRTDKAILDLFPENESLHRWIRMAGERVHFQGLPARICWLGYGERDRAGERFNDMVASGELQAPLAIGRDHLDCGSVASPYRETEAMLDGSDAIADWPLLNAMVNVASGASWVSLHHGGGVGMGRSIHAGQVTVADGTALAGEKIRRVLTNDPGMGVIRHVDAGYDIAESVSDAKGVRVPMREDDSA from the coding sequence ATGTCAGGACCCCGCCCCGTACGGGCACCGCGCGGTACGGAACTGAGCGCCCTGGGATGGCAGCAGGAAGCCGCCCTCCGCATGCTCCAGAACAACCTCGACCCCGAGGTCGCCGAGCACCCCGACAAGCTCGTCGTCTACGGCGGCACCGGAAAGGCCGCCCGCGACTGGCGCTCCTTCGACGCCATGGTGCGCACCCTGCGGACCCTCAAGCAGGACGAGACGATGCTCGTCCAGTCGGGCCGCCCGGTCGGCGTCATGCAGACCCACGAGTGGGCCCCGCGCGTCCTGATCGCCAACTCCAACCTGGTGGGCGACTGGGCCAACTGGGAGGAGTTCCGGCGCCTGGAGGCCCTCGGCCTCACCATGTACGGCCAGATGACGGCCGGTTCCTGGATCTACATCGGGACCCAGGGCATCCTCCAGGGCACCTACGAGACCTTCGCCGCCGTCGCCGCCAAGAAGTTCGGCGGCACCCTGGCCGGCACCATCACCCTCACCGCCGGCCTCGGCGGCATGGGCGGCGCCCAGCCGCTCGCCGTCACCATGAACGACGGCGTCGCCATCTGCATCGACTGCGACCCCCGCGCCATCGACCGCCGCATCGAGCACCGCTACCTCGACGTGAAGGCCGACAGCCCGGCCCACGCCCTCCGGCTGGCGACCGAGGCGCGCGACGCCCGCCGCCCGCTCTCCATCGGCCTCCTCGGCAACGCCGCGGACCTGCTGCCGCGGCTGCTCGCCGAGGGCGCGCCGATCGACATCGTCACGGACCAGACCTCCGCCCACGACCCGCTGGCCTACCTGCCGTCGGGCATGGCCTTCGAGGACATGGCGGACGCGGCGGCCAAGGACCCGGCGGGCTTCACCACCCGCGCCCGCGAGTCCATGGCGCGCCACGTCGAGGCGATGGTCGGCTTCATGGACGCGGGTGCCGAGGTCTTCGACTACGGCAACTCGATCCGCGGCGAGGCCCAGCTCGCCGGCTACGACCGGGCGTTCGCCTTCCCCGGCTTCGTGCCCGCCTACATCCGCCCGCTGTTCTGCGAGGGCAAGGGCCCGTTCCGCTGGGCGGCGCTGTCCGGCGAGGCGTCCGACATCCACCGGACGGACAAGGCGATCCTCGACCTCTTCCCGGAGAACGAGTCCCTGCACCGCTGGATCAGGATGGCCGGCGAGCGCGTCCACTTCCAGGGCCTGCCCGCCCGCATCTGCTGGCTCGGCTACGGCGAACGCGACCGGGCCGGCGAGCGCTTCAACGACATGGTCGCCTCCGGGGAGCTCCAGGCCCCGCTGGCCATCGGCCGGGACCACCTCGACTGCGGCTCCGTCGCCTCCCCGTACCGCGAGACCGAGGCCATGCTCGACGGCTCCGACGCCATCGCCGACTGGCCGCTCCTCAACGCCATGGTCAACGTCGCCTCCGGCGCCTCCTGGGTCTCCCTCCACCACGGCGGCGGTGTCGGCATGGGCCGCTCCATCCACGCCGGCCAGGTCACGGTCGCCGACGGCACCGCGCTCGCGGGCGAGAAGATCCGCCGGGTGCTCACCAACGACCCCGGCATGGGCGTCATCCGCCACGTCGACGCGGGCTACGACATCGCCGAGTCCGTGTCCGACGCCAAGGGCGTCCGTGTCCCGATGCGGGAGGACGACTCCGCGTGA
- a CDS encoding allantoate amidohydrolase — protein MSETFHAMWRSLRPIGRSAASGGYRRYAWTGADADCRLWFRMQAEARRLDYEVDRNGNQWAWLGDREAGDAVVTGSHLDSVPDGGAFDGPLGVVSAFAALDELRSRGALFRRPFAVVNFADEEGARFGLACVGSRLVSGQLTKAQAYALHDADGISLPEAMEAAGHDPAGIGPDPARLARIGAFVELHVEQGRALDLSGDAIGIASAIWPHGRWRYDFAGEANHAGTTRLVDRRDPMLTYAETVLAARREAELAGAVATFGKIAVEPNGVNAIPSLVRGWLDARAADHAALDTVVAGIEAAAREHAARQGIDLTVVRESFTPVVEFAHALRDELAGILGEKTPVLGTGAGHDAGILSGSVPTAMLFVRNPTGVSHSPAETAAEDDCVAGVLALADVLEGLACR, from the coding sequence GTGAGCGAGACCTTTCACGCCATGTGGCGGTCGCTGCGGCCCATCGGCCGCAGCGCCGCCTCCGGCGGCTACCGCCGCTACGCCTGGACCGGGGCCGACGCCGACTGCCGGCTGTGGTTCCGGATGCAGGCGGAGGCCCGGCGGCTGGACTACGAGGTCGACCGGAACGGCAACCAGTGGGCCTGGCTCGGCGACCGGGAGGCCGGCGACGCCGTGGTCACCGGCTCGCACCTGGACTCCGTCCCCGACGGCGGCGCCTTCGACGGGCCGCTCGGCGTGGTGTCCGCCTTCGCCGCGCTCGACGAACTGCGCTCCCGCGGCGCGCTGTTCCGGCGCCCCTTCGCCGTCGTCAACTTCGCCGACGAGGAGGGCGCCCGCTTCGGCCTCGCCTGCGTCGGCTCCCGCCTGGTCTCCGGGCAGCTGACGAAGGCGCAGGCGTACGCGCTGCACGACGCCGACGGGATCAGCCTCCCCGAGGCCATGGAGGCCGCCGGGCACGACCCCGCGGGCATCGGCCCCGACCCGGCGCGGCTCGCCCGGATCGGCGCCTTCGTCGAGCTCCATGTGGAACAGGGCAGGGCCCTCGACCTCTCCGGGGACGCCATCGGCATCGCCTCGGCGATCTGGCCGCACGGCCGCTGGCGCTACGACTTCGCCGGCGAGGCCAACCACGCGGGCACCACCCGTCTCGTCGACCGCCGGGACCCGATGCTCACCTACGCAGAGACGGTGCTCGCCGCCCGGCGCGAGGCCGAACTCGCGGGCGCCGTGGCCACCTTCGGCAAGATCGCCGTCGAGCCCAACGGGGTCAACGCCATCCCCTCCCTCGTCCGCGGCTGGCTCGACGCCCGGGCCGCCGACCACGCGGCGCTCGACACGGTCGTCGCCGGGATCGAGGCCGCCGCGCGCGAGCACGCCGCCCGCCAGGGCATCGACCTGACCGTCGTCCGGGAGTCGTTCACCCCGGTGGTGGAGTTCGCGCACGCGCTGCGCGACGAGCTCGCGGGCATCCTCGGCGAGAAGACCCCCGTGCTCGGCACCGGCGCGGGACACGACGCCGGAATCCTCTCCGGATCCGTCCCGACCGCCATGCTGTTCGTACGGAACCCCACCGGCGTCTCGCACTCCCCGGCCGAGACCGCGGCCGAGGACGACTGCGTCGCCGGGGTCCTCGCACTCGCCGACGTCCTGGAGGGTCTCGCGTGCAGGTGA
- a CDS encoding formimidoylglutamate deiminase, with product MQVTYWLEHAWLDPDVEPGVTLTVSAGGSGTDGRITGVRTGEATPPPGAVVLRGLTVPGLANAHSHAFHRALRGTVQVGSGTFWTWREVMYRVASRLTPDTYHDLARAVYAEMALAGITAVGEFHYVHHAPGGTRYADPNAMGEALVAAAADAGIRITLLDTAYLSSGFGAAPGKHQLRFSDGTADAWAERVSRLKDRDGARIGAAVHSVRAVPADQLATVAAWAAERGAPLHVHLSEQTAENDACLAAHGRTPTELLAEHGVLGPRTTGVHNTHLTEHDIALLGNSGTGTCMCPTTERDLADGIGPAVALQRAGSPLSLGSDSHAVVDLLEEARAMELNERLRSRTRGHWTAAALLRAASADGHAALGWEEAGRLEQGALADFTTIALDSVRTAGPVPRLAAETAVFAASAADVRHTVVGGRHVVRDGAHRSVPDVARALADSIAALRG from the coding sequence GTGCAGGTGACGTACTGGCTGGAGCACGCCTGGCTCGACCCGGACGTCGAGCCGGGCGTGACCCTGACCGTGTCGGCCGGCGGCTCCGGCACGGACGGCCGGATCACCGGGGTGCGCACCGGGGAGGCCACCCCGCCGCCCGGCGCCGTCGTCCTGCGCGGACTGACCGTGCCCGGCCTCGCCAACGCCCACTCGCACGCCTTCCACCGGGCGCTGCGCGGTACCGTCCAGGTCGGCTCCGGCACCTTCTGGACCTGGCGCGAGGTGATGTACCGGGTCGCCTCCCGCCTCACCCCGGACACGTACCACGACCTCGCCCGCGCGGTGTACGCGGAGATGGCCCTGGCCGGGATCACTGCCGTCGGCGAGTTCCACTATGTGCACCACGCGCCCGGCGGGACGCGCTACGCCGACCCCAACGCGATGGGCGAGGCCCTCGTGGCGGCGGCCGCCGACGCGGGGATCCGGATCACCCTGCTCGACACGGCCTACCTCTCCTCCGGCTTCGGCGCCGCCCCCGGCAAGCACCAGCTCCGCTTCTCCGACGGCACGGCCGACGCCTGGGCCGAGCGGGTGTCCCGGCTGAAGGACCGGGACGGCGCACGCATCGGCGCGGCCGTCCACTCCGTCCGTGCCGTGCCCGCGGACCAGCTCGCCACCGTGGCCGCCTGGGCCGCCGAACGCGGCGCACCGCTCCATGTCCACCTCTCGGAGCAGACGGCCGAGAACGACGCCTGCCTCGCCGCGCACGGCCGCACGCCCACCGAACTGCTCGCCGAGCACGGGGTGCTGGGCCCGCGGACCACGGGCGTCCACAACACCCATCTCACCGAGCACGACATCGCGCTCCTCGGGAACTCGGGCACCGGCACCTGCATGTGCCCGACGACCGAACGCGACCTCGCCGACGGCATCGGCCCCGCCGTCGCCCTCCAGCGCGCGGGCTCCCCGCTCTCGCTCGGCAGCGACAGCCACGCCGTCGTCGACCTGCTGGAGGAGGCGCGGGCCATGGAGCTGAACGAGCGCCTGCGCTCGCGCACCCGAGGTCACTGGACCGCGGCGGCCCTGCTGCGGGCCGCGTCGGCCGACGGCCACGCCGCACTCGGCTGGGAGGAGGCGGGCAGACTGGAACAGGGCGCGCTCGCCGACTTCACCACGATCGCCCTGGACTCCGTCAGGACAGCGGGGCCGGTGCCGCGTCTGGCAGCCGAGACGGCGGTATTCGCAGCGTCGGCAGCGGATGTGCGGCACACGGTCGTGGGAGGACGCCATGTCGTACGGGACGGCGCCCACCGCTCCGTACCGGACGTGGCCCGCGCCCTCGCGGACTCGATCGCCGCCCTGCGCGGCTGA
- the hutI gene encoding imidazolonepropionase, giving the protein MNTGPAATNSPVATPGPTSANSAVATEATAIVNIASLVTNDPSLGEGTPLGLIRDAAVVVEGDRVVWVGGSSKAPATDNRIDAGGRAVIPGFVDSHSHLVFAGDRTAEFNARMSGRSYSAGGIRTTVAATRAASDEELEANLVRHLDEALRQGTTTFETKSGYGLTVEDEARALRIAARHTDEVTYLGAHIVAPEFADDPAAYVALVTGEMLDACAPHARWVDVFCEKGAFDGDQARAILTAGRAKGLVPRVHANQLTYGPGVQLAVELGAASADHCTHLTDEDVDALANGSTVATLLPGAEFSTRAEWPDARRLLDAGATVALSTDCNPGSSFTSSMPFCIALAVRDMGMTPDEALWSATAGGAAALRRTDIGRLTPGARADLVVLDAPSHVHLAYRPGVPLAHHVLRAGLPIPTGV; this is encoded by the coding sequence ATGAACACGGGCCCCGCCGCGACGAACAGCCCGGTGGCCACCCCCGGACCCACGAGCGCGAACAGCGCCGTGGCGACGGAGGCCACCGCCATCGTCAACATCGCCAGTCTGGTCACCAACGATCCCTCCCTCGGTGAGGGAACGCCCCTCGGTCTGATCAGGGACGCGGCCGTCGTCGTCGAAGGCGACCGTGTCGTCTGGGTCGGTGGATCAAGCAAAGCACCCGCCACTGACAACCGGATCGACGCCGGGGGACGGGCGGTGATCCCCGGCTTCGTGGACTCCCACTCGCACCTGGTCTTCGCCGGCGACCGCACCGCCGAGTTCAACGCCCGGATGTCCGGACGCTCCTACTCCGCCGGCGGCATCCGCACCACGGTCGCCGCCACCCGCGCCGCGAGCGACGAGGAGCTGGAGGCCAACCTCGTCCGCCACCTCGACGAGGCGCTCCGCCAGGGCACCACCACCTTCGAGACCAAGTCCGGCTACGGGCTCACCGTCGAGGACGAGGCCCGGGCGCTGCGGATCGCCGCGCGCCACACGGACGAGGTGACCTACCTCGGCGCCCACATCGTCGCGCCCGAGTTCGCGGACGACCCGGCGGCCTATGTCGCCCTGGTCACCGGCGAGATGCTCGACGCCTGCGCGCCGCACGCCCGCTGGGTCGACGTGTTCTGCGAGAAGGGCGCCTTCGACGGCGACCAGGCCCGGGCGATCCTCACGGCGGGCAGGGCCAAGGGCCTGGTGCCGCGCGTGCACGCCAACCAGCTCACGTACGGCCCCGGGGTGCAGCTCGCCGTGGAGCTCGGCGCCGCCTCGGCCGACCACTGCACCCACCTCACCGACGAGGACGTCGACGCCCTCGCGAACGGCTCCACCGTGGCCACGCTGCTGCCCGGCGCGGAGTTCTCCACCCGGGCCGAGTGGCCCGACGCCCGGCGGCTGCTCGACGCGGGGGCCACCGTCGCCCTGTCGACGGACTGCAACCCCGGCTCGTCGTTCACCTCGTCGATGCCCTTCTGCATCGCCCTGGCCGTACGGGACATGGGCATGACGCCCGACGAGGCCCTGTGGTCCGCGACCGCCGGCGGGGCGGCGGCCCTGCGCCGCACGGACATCGGCCGCCTCACCCCGGGCGCCCGCGCCGACCTGGTCGTCCTGGACGCCCCGAGCCACGTCCACCTCGCCTACCGCCCGGGCGTCCCCCTGGCCCACCACGTCCTCCGCGCCGGCCTCCCCATCCCCACCGGCGTCTGA
- a CDS encoding NmrA family NAD(P)-binding protein encodes MPEVIAVTGARGQVGGKVARRLAEAGAATRLIGRDPDRLPRLPGAVAAPAAAYGDGEAMRRALDGADTLFLVSAHEAPDRVREHHTAVDAALAAGVGRIVYLSFVGAAPRATFTFARDHFHTEEYIRAAGVRHTFLRDNFYLAAIPAMTGADGVLRGPAGQGRVAAVAHDDIADAATAVLLDATGAHERTVYDLTGPSAFSLAEAAAELTLATGRTVRYLSESHDEAFASRAGYGAEEWEVTGWVTSYEAIGAGEMALVSDAVPRLAGHPAQSLRAYLAAHPRSWAHLLG; translated from the coding sequence ATGCCCGAGGTCATCGCAGTCACCGGAGCCCGCGGGCAGGTCGGCGGCAAGGTGGCGCGCCGGCTCGCCGAGGCGGGTGCGGCGACCAGGCTGATCGGCCGCGACCCGGACCGGCTGCCCCGGCTGCCGGGCGCGGTGGCCGCGCCCGCCGCCGCCTACGGCGACGGCGAGGCCATGCGCCGGGCGCTGGACGGCGCGGACACCCTCTTCCTGGTCTCCGCCCACGAGGCCCCCGACCGGGTGCGGGAGCACCACACGGCCGTGGACGCGGCCCTCGCGGCGGGCGTGGGCCGGATCGTGTACCTCTCGTTCGTGGGAGCGGCCCCGCGGGCCACCTTCACCTTCGCCCGCGACCACTTCCACACCGAGGAGTACATCCGGGCGGCAGGGGTGCGCCACACCTTCCTGCGGGACAACTTCTACCTGGCCGCGATCCCGGCGATGACCGGCGCGGACGGGGTGCTGCGCGGGCCGGCGGGGCAGGGCCGGGTCGCCGCGGTGGCGCACGACGACATCGCCGACGCGGCCACCGCCGTGCTGCTGGACGCGACGGGTGCGCACGAACGCACGGTGTACGACCTCACCGGGCCGTCCGCGTTCTCGCTCGCCGAGGCCGCGGCGGAACTCACCCTCGCCACCGGGCGCACCGTCCGCTACCTCTCCGAGTCCCACGACGAGGCGTTCGCCTCCCGCGCCGGGTACGGAGCCGAGGAGTGGGAGGTCACGGGCTGGGTGACGTCCTACGAGGCCATCGGCGCGGGCGAGATGGCCCTCGTCTCGGACGCGGTGCCCCGGCTCGCCGGGCACCCGGCCCAGTCGCTCCGCGCCTACCTGGCGGCGCACCCGCGCAGTTGGGCGCATCTGCTGGGGTGA
- a CDS encoding RNA polymerase sigma factor SigF, whose product MEETMSPRLDDSRTPTAPSATYDFATAELHDEEYRTAAGLPDGLEGLPDIPHPGELSTLDSRALSKTLFDRLAVLEEGTHAHAYVRNTLIELNLALVKFAASRFRTRSEPMEDIVQVGTIGLIKAIDRFELSRGVEFPTFAMPTIIGEIKRFFRDTSWSVRVPRRLQELRLELAKAGDELSQRLDRAPTAGELAEHLGISREEVAEGMAASNAYTASSLDAQPEDDDSESALADRIGYEDNGIEGIEYVESLKPMIASLPARDRTILSLRFVANMTQSEIGEELGISQMHVSRLLTRTLVKLRKGLTVEQ is encoded by the coding sequence ATGGAGGAGACCATGTCACCCCGGCTCGACGATTCGCGTACCCCCACCGCGCCGTCGGCAACGTACGACTTCGCCACGGCGGAACTCCACGACGAGGAGTACCGGACCGCGGCGGGGCTCCCGGACGGGCTCGAAGGCCTGCCGGACATTCCCCACCCCGGCGAATTGAGCACGCTGGACTCGCGCGCGCTGTCCAAGACGCTCTTCGACCGGCTGGCCGTCCTCGAAGAGGGCACCCACGCACACGCATACGTACGCAACACCCTGATCGAACTGAACCTGGCACTCGTCAAGTTCGCCGCGTCGCGGTTCCGCACCCGCAGCGAACCGATGGAGGACATCGTCCAGGTCGGCACGATCGGGCTGATCAAGGCGATCGACCGGTTCGAGCTCAGCCGTGGCGTCGAGTTCCCGACCTTCGCGATGCCGACCATCATCGGCGAGATCAAGCGCTTCTTCCGCGACACCTCGTGGTCCGTGCGCGTCCCGCGCCGGCTCCAGGAGCTGCGGCTCGAACTGGCGAAGGCCGGCGACGAGCTGTCCCAGCGCCTCGACCGCGCGCCGACCGCCGGCGAGCTGGCCGAGCACCTCGGGATCAGCCGTGAGGAGGTCGCCGAGGGCATGGCGGCGAGCAACGCCTACACGGCCAGCTCGCTGGACGCCCAGCCGGAGGACGACGACAGCGAGAGCGCGCTGGCGGACCGCATCGGCTACGAGGACAACGGCATCGAGGGCATCGAGTACGTCGAGTCCCTCAAGCCGATGATCGCCTCCCTCCCGGCCCGCGACCGCACGATCCTCAGCCTGCGCTTCGTGGCGAACATGACGCAGTCGGAGATCGGCGAGGAGCTCGGCATCTCGCAGATGCACGTCTCGCGGCTGCTGACGAGGACTCTGGTCAAGCTGCGCAAGGGGCTCACCGTCGAGCAGTGA
- a CDS encoding STAS domain-containing protein, whose translation MDRETVGSVNRGRLQVEVRTEGRSEIVRPAGELDHHTAELLRVPLEEAVDRGRVRLVVDCSQLDFCDSTGLNVLLGARLKAEAGGGGVHLAGMRPVVARVFEITGAEAVFTVHGTLEDALADD comes from the coding sequence ATGGACCGCGAGACGGTCGGCAGCGTGAATCGGGGCCGACTCCAGGTCGAGGTTCGGACCGAGGGACGCAGCGAAATCGTGAGGCCGGCGGGTGAGTTGGATCACCACACGGCCGAACTGCTGCGCGTGCCCTTGGAAGAGGCGGTCGACCGGGGCCGGGTACGGCTGGTGGTCGACTGTTCGCAGCTCGATTTCTGCGACTCCACCGGACTCAATGTGCTGCTCGGCGCCCGGCTGAAGGCCGAGGCCGGCGGGGGAGGGGTTCATTTGGCGGGGATGCGGCCCGTGGTGGCCAGGGTCTTCGAGATCACCGGCGCCGAAGCCGTCTTCACCGTGCACGGCACGCTGGAAGACGCCCTGGCGGACGACTGA
- a CDS encoding ATP-binding protein, producing MSTTRQQPPGELGPEPGDAGAAPAVSAPAGGAVRRLALGSASGIVPLARDFTRQALYDWGWLPAGSAERRAAAEDVLLVVSELVTNACLHADGPEELRVASDGKVLRLEVTDRGAGQPAPRTPHRAGRPGGHGMFIVQRLCLDWGVVRAPGAPGKTVWAELAAPA from the coding sequence ATGAGCACCACCCGGCAGCAGCCGCCGGGCGAACTGGGCCCCGAGCCCGGCGACGCGGGCGCGGCACCGGCCGTTTCCGCACCGGCGGGCGGCGCGGTGCGCCGTCTCGCGCTCGGCAGTGCCAGCGGCATCGTCCCGCTCGCCCGCGACTTCACCCGGCAGGCCCTGTACGACTGGGGCTGGCTGCCCGCCGGGAGCGCCGAGCGCAGAGCGGCCGCCGAGGACGTCCTGCTGGTCGTCTCGGAGCTGGTCACCAACGCCTGTCTGCACGCCGACGGCCCGGAGGAGCTGCGCGTCGCGTCCGACGGCAAGGTGCTCCGCCTGGAGGTCACCGACCGCGGCGCGGGCCAGCCCGCCCCGCGGACGCCCCACCGGGCGGGTCGCCCCGGAGGCCACGGGATGTTCATCGTCCAGCGCCTCTGCCTCGACTGGGGCGTCGTGCGCGCCCCCGGCGCCCCCGGCAAGACGGTCTGGGCCGAACTGGCCGCCCCCGCCTGA